A genomic window from Prunus persica cultivar Lovell chromosome G2, Prunus_persica_NCBIv2, whole genome shotgun sequence includes:
- the LOC18786139 gene encoding uncharacterized protein LOC18786139: MGKPNVFNKLGTWRGGVRSSIFVLSIFALLISLGTLSKFNSLGSFHVTDTLCNYVNPESQSRPDSHVRRTLETVIQKIQQELDKFRDSEPEPSSSKHVLKYNSFLADILGHIESVRTSLSQNEETHELNSGAKDIHPLLKPKQQSDEPADYFLIEEIRKYVKIKPNRLGKQNFMGANGTFTSIGHACFAMKKELEEYMDYDIGEICNDDWRLAQKLMVHGCDPLPRRRCFSRAPKLYSKPFPIHESMWKLPDNRNVRWSNYRCKNFTCLASNKTQKGFFKCADCFNLQDHEKPRWIKPAYLDTNSNVTADFLIPEVLNIKPGEIRIGLDFSVGTGTFAARMREFNVTIVSATINLGAPFNEMIALRGLVPLYLTINQRVPFFDNTLDLIHTTRFLDGWIDFVLLDFVLYDWDRALRPGGFLWVDSFFCLKEDLSDYLEALRMLRYKKHKWVVVPKLDKDDKEVFFSALLEKPGRPFR; encoded by the coding sequence ATGGGGAAaccaaatgtttttaataagtTAGGAACATGGAGAGGAGGAGTTCGCAGCTCGATCTTTGTATTAAGTATCTTTGCTCTTCTCATCTCTCTTGGTACTTTGTCCAAATTCAACTCTCTCGGATCATTTCATGTCACTGATACTCTCTGCAATTATGTAAACCCTGAGAGCCAAAGCAGGCCAGACAGCCATGTGAGAAGAACTCTTGAAACTGTTATTCAGAAAATCCAACAAGAGCTCGACAAGTTCAGAGATTCAGAACCAGAGCCGTCTTCATCGAAACATGTACTGAAATACAATTCCTTTCTTGCTGATATTTTGGGGCATATTGAGTCAGTGCGGACATCTCTGTCACAGAATGAAGAGACTCATGAGCTGAACAGTGGTGCCAAAGACATCCATCCTCTCTTAAAACCGAAGCAGCAGTCCGATGAGCCTGCAGATTACTTTCTGATCGAGGAGATTCGAAAGTATGTCAAGATCAAGCCGAATAGATTAGGAAAGCAGAATTTCATGGGAGCCAATGGAACTTTCACCAGTATTGGCCATGCTTGCTTTGCTATGAAGAAAGAGCTTGAAGAATACATGGACTATGACATTGGTGAAATCTGCAATGATGATTGGAGGCTGGCTCAGAAGCTAATGGTTCATGGATGTGATCCACTTCCAAGGAGGAGGTGCTTTTCCAGGGCCCCAAAGCTATACAGCAAGCCATTTCCAATTCATGAGTCCATGTGGAAGCTCCCTGATAATCGAAATGTCCGGTGGAGCAACTACAGGTGCAAAAACTTTACTTGCTTGGCAAGCAACAAGACTCAAAAGGGGTTCTTCAAATGTGCAGATTGCTTCAATCTTCAAGACCATGAAAAGCCCAGATGGATCAAACCAGCATATCTAGACACCAATTCAAATGTGACTGCAGATTTCCTCATCCCTGAAGTGCTTAACATCAAGCCTGGAGAGATCAGAATTGGACTGGATTTTAGTGTAGGAACTGGGACTTTTGCAGCCAGGATGAGGGAATTCAATGTCACTATTGTCTCAGCAACTATCAATCTTGGGGCACCTTTCAATGAAATGATAGCTCTTCGTGGACTCGTCCCACTTTACTTGACGATCAATCAACGGGTGCCATTTTTCGATAACACTCTGGATTTGATCCACACAACAAGATTTCTAGATGGTTGGATTGATTTTGTGCTGCTGGACTTTGTTTTGTATGATTGGGACAGAGCTCTGAGGCCTGGGGGTTTCTTGTGGGTTGACAGCTTCTTCTGTTTGAAGGAGGATTTGAGTGATTATTTGGAAGCCCTTAGGATGCTGAGATATAAGAAGCACAAATGGGTTGTTGTTCCAAAGCTTGATAAAGATGATAAAGAGGTTTTCTTTTCTGCTCTATTAGAAAAGCCGGGTAGACCTTTCCGGTAA
- the LOC18787472 gene encoding reticulon-like protein B6: protein MADQSESAGSTVEHEKSLMEKISEKIHDHNSSSSSSSDSDNEKPESPKSEKPKVFRIFGREKPVHHVFGGGKPADVFLWRNKKVSAGVLGGATAVWVLFELLEYHLLTLVGHILIGTLAVLFLWSNAHSFIHKTPPRIPEVHLPEEPFLQVASELRLQINWAFAVLHDIASGRELKKFLIVIAGLWVLSIVGTWCNFLTLFYISFVLLHTVPVIYEKYEDKIDPFAEKATIEFKKHYAVFDAKVLSKIPQGLKNKRS, encoded by the exons ATGGCTGACCAGTCGGAGAGTGCCGGTTCGACGGTGGAGCACGAGAAGTCACTGATGGAGAAGATCAGCGAGAAGATCCACGATCATAACTCGTCGTCTTCGTCGTCATCTGACTCGGATAACGAGAAACCGGAGTCGCCCAAGTCTGAGAAGCCCAAGGTTTTCAGGATTTTCGGGAGGGAGAAACCAGTTCACCATGTTTTCGGTGGAGGAAAGC CTGCTGATGTGTTCTTGTGGAGAAACAAGAAGGTTTCAGCTGGTGTTCTTGGTGGAGCCACTGCAGTCTGGGTCCTTTTTGAGTTGCTTGAGTACCACCTACTTACTCTTGTTGGCCACATTTTGATTGGTACCCTTGCGGTCTTGTTCCTCTGGTCCAATGCTCATTCTTTTATCCACAA GACTCCACCTCGCATCCCAGAAGTTCATCTTCCTGAGGAACCATTCCTGCAGGTTGCTTCTGAGCTGAGACTTCAAATCAACTGGGCTTTTGCGGTCCTTCATGATATTGCATCTGGCAGAGAATTGAAGAAATTCCTGATC GTTATTGCTGGCTTGTGGGTTCTTTCAATTGTGGGGACTTGGTGCAATTTCTTGACCTTGTTTTACATAT CTTTTGTTTTGCTGCACACGGTGCCTGTCATTTATGAGAAGTATGAAGACAAGATAGACCCATTTGCAGAGAAGGCAACTATTGAATTCAAAAAGCACTATGCAGTGTTTGATGCCAAGGTTCTCAGTAAGATTCCGCAGGGGCTGAAAAACAAGAGGTCTTAG
- the LOC18784867 gene encoding golgin candidate 4, translating to MWSTIANLKENLNKMAQDVHDEDDEDEEFEIYASLNGAQASSISDRRNSHSFAHSKSPSRSPIPNGIDSFINPEIEQYKADIKRLQESEAEIKALSVNYAALLKEKEDHISRLSKENGSLKQNLDSTTASLNASRNENHKAAANGINVLKGSGSQSPNRQQKLTSQTKTGYSGHQKQNGGFFTQDGISNGVAQLSDMQGNERELADLLEEKNRSQTAVLAEMKQLRMELEKERNQSGNVHRKLQEQQKLNEAIQEELKFLKLDREKTSIEISKISNVLKEKMSEINRLQMELNRREDENADDVAGSLKRLIATLEKENSSLKIEKDELEVALKASRTATERNSLDASESLNKHPTHLNEPVDSSESFPGKEEMEKSLQKFDKDLKEMRLERDKALQELSRLKQHLLEKESEESEKMDEDSKVIEELRESNEYRRAQILHLEKALKQAIAKQDEVKMINNNEFQKSKELIDDLNKRLESCMNTIDAKNVELLNLQTALGQYYAEIEAKEHLEGDLARAREELAKLYQLLQDADHQAEASKREKEEILSKLSQAEKIVVDWKNRVNKLEEDNAKLRRAVEQSMTRLNRMSIDSDYLVDRRIVIKLLVTYFQRNYSKEVLDLMARMLGFSDEDKQRIGVSQGAGKGVVRGVFGLPGRLVGGILGGGSAGASANAASENHSFADLWVDFLLKETEERERRESADDSGRSQEDSHKTPTSAQAVPMEPDHRTSTSGTESGFSRLNLSPIQNTSPLPFRSNFRSEHSDSEFSTVPLTSAESNPYASRLLPRY from the exons ATGTGGAGCACGATTGCCAACCTGAAGGAGAACCTCAATAAGATGGCGCAGGATGTGCACGACGAAGACGACGAAGACGAGGAGTTCGAGATCTACGCCTCCCTCAATGGAGCCCAAGCTTCTTCCATCTCTGATCGGAGGAACTCCCACAGCTTCGCGCATTCCAAGTCCCCCTCGCGCTCTCCGATCCCTAATGGCATCGATTCCTTTATTAATCCCGAG atCGAACAATACAAAGCGGATATTAAGAGGCTGCAGGAATCTGAGGCAGAAATTAAAGCATTATCAGTAAACTATGCCGCATTGTTAAAGGAAAAGGAG GATCATATTTCCAGATTGAGTAAAGAAAATGGCTCATTAAAACAGAATCTGGACTCAACTACTGCATCTCTGAATGCGTCTAGAAATGAAAATCACAAAGCAGCGGCAAATGGCATCAACGTGCTCAAG GGTAGTGGTAGTCAGTCACCCAACCGACAGCAGAAATTGACAAGTCAAACAAAAACTGGCTATTCTGGACACCAGAAACAGAACGGTGGTTTCTTTACGCAGGATGGGATAAGCAATGGGGTTGCACAGCTTTCAGATATGCAGGGGAATGAAAGG GAGCTTGCAGATTTactagaagagaaaaataggtCCCAGACAGCAGTGCTAGCTGAGATGAAACAATTGCGGATGGAACTTGAAAAAGAACGCAATCAGTCAGGAAATGTACATCGAAAATTACAAG AACAACAGAAATTGAATGAAGCTATCCAGGAAGAGCTTAAATTTCTGAAGTTGGATAGAGAGAAA ACCTCCATCGAGATAAGCAAAATAAGCAATGTGTTGAAGGAGAAAATGTCTGAGATAAATCGATTGCAAATGGAGTTGAATAGACGGGAGGATGAAAATGCAGATGATGTTGCTGGTAGTTTGAAAAGATTAATCGCAACCCTGGAGAAGGAAAATAGTAGTCTTAAG ATAGAGAAggatgaacttgaagttgcaTTGAAAGCGAGCAGGACTGCAACTGAAAGAAATTCCTTAGATGCTTCTGAATCTTTGAATAAGCACCCAACTCATTTGAATGAG CCGGTAGATTCTTCAGAAAGTTTTCCTGGAAAGGAAGAAATGGAGAAATCGTTACAAAAGTTTGATAAAGATTTGAAGGAAATGCGCCTTGAAAGGGACAAAGCCTTGCAAGAGTTGTCCCGCCTTAAACAGCATTTGTTAGAAAAG GAATCTGAAGAGTCTGAAAAAATGGATGAAGACAGCAAAGTCATTGAGGAACTTCGAGAAAGTAACGAATATCGAAGAGCTCAAATATTACATTTGGAGAAAGCTCTGAAGCAGGCGATTGCAAAACAGGATGAAGTGAAGATGATCAACAATAACGAATTTCAGAAATCAAAGGAACTTATTGATGATCTGAATAAAAGACTTGAAAGCTGTATGAACACAATAGATGCCAAAAATGTTGAACTTTTGAATCTTCAAACTGCTCTTGGTCAATACTATGCTGAAATTGAAGCTAAG GAACATTTGGAAGGAGATTTGGCACGGGCAAGGGAAGAGTTGGCTAAACTTTATCAGCTCTTGCAA GATGCTGATCATCAGGCAGAAGCATCAAAGagggaaaaggaagaaatcttGTCCAAGCTTTCTCAAGCTGAGAAGATAGTAGTAGACTGGAAAAACCGAGTAAACAAACTGGAGGAAGACAATGCAAAGTTACGGCGAGCTGTTGAACAGAGCATGACCAGGCTTAATAGGATGTCAATAGATTCAGATTATCTTGTTGACAG ACGCATTGTGATCAAGTTACTGGTGACCTACTTTCAGAGAAATTACAGTAAAGag GTACTGGATCTTATGGCTCGCATGCTGGGATTCTCCGATGAAGACAAGCAGAGAATAGGCGTCTCTCAAGGTGCAGGTAAAGGTGTTGTTCGTGGAGTTTTTGGTCTGCCTGGCCGCCTCGTTGGTGGCATTTTGGGCGGCGGTTCAGCTGGAGCATCTGCAAATGCGGCATCTGAGAACCAT TCCTTTGCAGATCTGTGGGTTGATTTTCTGCTCAAAGAAACtgaagaaagggagagaaggGAGTCTGCAGACGATTCCGGCAGATCTCAAGAAGATTCACACAAGACTCCAACCTCTGCACAAGCCGTTCCGATGGAACCTGACCATAGGACTTCCACCAGTGGTACTGAGTCGGGTTTCTCAAGACTCAACTTATCGCCAATCCAAAATACAAGCCCCTTACCTTTCCGCAGTAACTTTCGGTCGGAGCATTCTGATTCGGAATTCTCAACAGTCCCTCTCACATCGGCGGAAAGCAATCCTTATGCCTCAAGACTCCTTCCAAGATACTGA
- the LOC18786799 gene encoding U11/U12 small nuclear ribonucleoprotein 59 kDa protein, whose amino-acid sequence MNPIPYQPAAPPPPWPPMVAPNPPMTSTFWESSNVRERLKNLQDTLRLAKAMQKELEMVRLIKDGKRAEDDDGASVSEFSEFLKERRINLESQVSLSVEAANALMAKLGVELAPFRAITHEMCPWEEKSAALRLSNKIRKCKRNKRWRKAKRKRIAEMSAKERERFEEADREADEWRAREIAKDIAKRKMEDMGKIAKLKAKEERKRLESELETVLIVEKLQELRSIRIEKLKKQGHFLPEEDDKFLERVRAAVEEEEQQVIMAADMDAAKDAIATVEQSRKTTENFRPDSKDQSSDRGESRESKDQTISITDAVPSSAVTNKEPGKQVSQGEGYSGAYDAVANLPIEFYHYYHGSNTDMGTLIEVRRTWDAYLRPGGSRIPGHWVQPPPPADDIWASYLVQSK is encoded by the exons ATGAATCCAATTCCATACCAACCTGCGGCACCACCACCTCCGTGGCCTCCAATGGTGGCGCCCAACCCTCCAATGACGAGCACTTTCTGGGAAAGCTCAAATGTTCGTGAGCGGCTCAAGAACTTGCAAGACACTCTTCGTCTAGCAAAAGCAAT GCAGAAAGAGCTTGAGATGGTGAGGTTGATCAAAGATGGTAAACGAGCTGAGGATGATGATGGAGCTTCAGTCAGTGagttttctgaatttttgaaAGAGAGGAGGATCAATTTGGAGTCCCAAGTGTCCCTTTCAGTGGAAGCTGCAAATGCTTTAATGGCTAAACTAGGAGTTGAGCTTGCTCCATTTAGAGCGATCACTCATGAAATGTGTCCATGGGAGGAAAAATCTGCGGCACTTCGATTATCGAATAAAATACGTAAGTGCAAGAGAAATAAACGATGGAGAAAAGCAAAGAGGAAGCGCATTGCAGAAATGAGTGCAAAG GAGCGCGAAAGATTCGAAGAAGCTGATCGAGAAGCTGATGAGTGGAGAGCCAGGGAAATTGCCAAAGATATTGCTAAACGCAAG ATGGAGGACATGGGAAAAATTGCGAAGCTTAAagcaaaagaagagagaaagagactaGAATCTGAG CTTGAGACGGTATTGATTGTAGAGAAATTGCAAGAGTTGCGTTCCATCAGGattgaaaaattgaagaaacaag GTCATTTTCTCCCTGAGGAGGATGATAAATTTCTTGAAAGAGTACGGGCTGCAGTGGAGGAAGAGGAGCAACAAGTAATCATGGCAGCTGACATGGATGCTGCTAAGGATGCCATAGCAACTGTTGAGCAATCTAGGAAAACAACCGAGAATTTCAGACCTGACTCCAAAGATCAAAGCAGCGATAGAGGCGAGAGTAGGGAAAGTAAAGACCAGACAATTTCAATCACTGATGCAGTGCCCTCTAGTGCAGTCACTAACAAGGAACCTGGGAAACAAGTTTCACAGGGAGAGGGTTATAGCGGAGCTTATGATGCTGTGGCAAACTTACCTATTGAATTTTATCACTACTATCATGGTAGCAACACTGATATGGGCACCCTTATTGAG GTGAGAAGAACATGGGATGCCTATTTAAGACCGGGAGGAAG CCGCATACCGGGACACTGGGTTCAACCTCCACCTCCTGCAGATGATATATGGGCATCCTACCTGGTGCAGTCTAAATGA
- the LOC18784711 gene encoding delta(8)-fatty-acid desaturase 1, which yields MEGERKYITVEQLKLHKQPGDLWISIKGKVYNVSDWAKDHPGGEAVLFNMAGQDVTDGFIAYHPASAWQYLGKFFTGYYLKDFQISEVSKDYRKLASEFNQLGLFENKGHGALYSVISLVVMLSLVVYGVLKSESVLVHLGCGLLLGVLWVQAAYMGHDSGHYQVMSSRTYNKMAQFVAGNCLTGISIAWWKWTHNAHHIACNSLDYDPDLQHMPVFAVSTKFFHSITSVFYGRELTFDPVARFLVSHQHFTYYPIMIVGRVNLFIQTFLLLFSKRSIPDRGLNILGILVFWTWFPLLVSCLPNWSERVMFVLASFAVTALQHIQFTLNHFTGDTYLGPPTGNDWFEKQTAGTVDISCSSWMDWFYGGLQFQLEHHLFPRLPRSQLRKISPTVKDLCKKHNLPYKSLSFWDANVTTIRLLRSAAQKAWDMDIPIPKNLAWEAVNTHG from the coding sequence ATGGAGGGTGAGAGGAAGTACATTACTGTTGAGCAGCTGAAGCTGCACAAGCAACCAGGGGACTTGTGGATCTCCATCAAGGGTAAGGTTTACAATGTCTCTGATTGGGCCAAAGATCACCCAGGTGGGGAAGCCGTTCTCTTCAATATGGCTGGCCAAGATGTCACTGATGGATTCATAGCATACCATCCTGCCTCCGCATGGCAGTACCTGGGAAAATTCTTTACTGGGTATTATCTAAAAGATTTCCAGATCTCAGAGGTGTCCAAGGACTATAGGAAACTTGCTTCAGAGTTTAACCAATTGGGTTTGTTTGAAAACAAAGGGCATGGGGCTCTTTACTCTGTGATAAGTCTTGTGGTAATGCTTTCCCTTGTTGTCTATGGTGTATTGAAGTCTGAGAGTGTGTTGGTCCATttgggttgtggtttgttgttgggGGTCCTCTGGGTTCAGGCTGCCTATATGGGTCATGACTCTGGCCATTACCAGGTCATGTCCAGCCGGACCTACAACAAAATGGCTCAGTTTGTGGCTGGAAATTGCCTTACTGGGATCAGTATTGCTTGGTGGAAATGGACTCACAATGCCCACCATATTGCCTGCAACAGCCTTGATTATGATCCTGATCTTCAACACATGCCAGTCTTTGCAGTGTccacaaaattctttcattcaaTAACATCGGTCttttatggaagagagctaacCTTTGATCCTGTGGCTAGATTTTTAGTCAGCCACCAGCATTTTACATATTATCCGATCATGATTGTTGGAAGGGTTAACTTGTTTATACAGACCTTCTTGTTATTGTTCTCGAAGAGAAGCATCCCAGATAGAGGTTTGAACATATTGGGAATCCTTGTTTTCTGGACTTGGTTTCCTCTCCTTGTTTCATGTCTGCCCAATTGGAGCGAGAGGGTGATGTTTGTGCTTGCGAGCTTTGCAGTGACAGCACTTCAGCACATtcagttcactttgaaccatTTCACCGGAGATACTTATCTTGGACCACCAACTGGGAATGATTGGTTTGAGAAGCAGACAGCTGGTACTGTGGATATTTCTTGCTCAAGTTGGATGGACTGGTTCTATGGTGGGCTACAGTTTCAGCTTGAGCACCATTTGTTCCCCCGACTACCCCGTTCCCAGCTTAGGAAGATTTCTCCTACTGTGAAGGACCTATGCAAGAAGCACAATTTGCCTTACAAGAGTTTGTCCTTCTGGGATGCCAATGTAACCACTATTAGGCTTCTAAGGTCTGCTGCCCAGAAGGCTTGGGACATGGATATTCCAATCCCGAAGAACTTGGCCTGGGAAGCTGTTAATACCCATGGCTGA